In a single window of the Candidatus Nanosynbacter featherlites genome:
- the dnaJ gene encoding molecular chaperone DnaJ → MTKRDYYEVLGVSKTASEDEIKKAFRKAAVKYHPDKEGGDEEKFKEVNEAYEVLKDKQKRQRYDQFGHAGVGGASGGGFGGNPFEGFGGFGAEGVDFDFGGGFGDIFSQFFGGGAGRQGGPRRGRDIETTVALTFEEAIFGVEKKISLTMDDECEHCKGEGVEPGYSLKTCDDCKGSGQQMRVMNSIFGQIQQAITCPTCNGRGKIPEKKCSVCHGKGTTRKNREITVKIPAGIDDGAAIRLRGHGEAVQDGERGDLYVQIRVKAHKKFTREGDIILSEEHVSMVDAALGTEIDVETVDGVVRMKVPAGTQSGTDFKLSGHGVPHLRNDARGPHIVGIIVDTPTKLSKKQRELLEQFNTFKKRGLFS, encoded by the coding sequence ATGACCAAACGTGATTATTATGAAGTGTTAGGCGTGTCTAAAACCGCTTCTGAAGATGAAATCAAAAAGGCTTTTCGTAAAGCTGCAGTGAAATATCATCCCGACAAAGAAGGCGGCGATGAAGAGAAGTTCAAAGAGGTTAATGAGGCCTATGAAGTCCTGAAAGACAAACAAAAGCGACAGCGATACGACCAATTTGGTCATGCCGGTGTCGGCGGAGCTTCAGGCGGTGGCTTTGGCGGCAATCCATTTGAAGGCTTTGGCGGTTTTGGTGCAGAAGGTGTCGACTTTGATTTCGGCGGTGGCTTTGGCGACATCTTTAGTCAGTTCTTTGGTGGCGGCGCTGGGCGGCAAGGTGGTCCACGGCGCGGTCGCGACATAGAAACGACAGTGGCTTTGACGTTTGAAGAAGCTATTTTTGGTGTTGAGAAAAAAATCAGCCTGACGATGGATGATGAATGTGAACACTGTAAAGGCGAGGGTGTTGAGCCTGGGTATAGTTTGAAAACATGTGATGATTGTAAGGGGTCTGGCCAGCAGATGCGGGTGATGAATTCTATCTTTGGGCAAATTCAACAAGCTATCACCTGCCCAACCTGTAATGGCCGGGGGAAAATTCCTGAAAAGAAATGTTCAGTTTGCCACGGCAAGGGAACGACGCGTAAGAACCGCGAGATTACGGTCAAAATTCCAGCGGGTATTGATGATGGTGCAGCAATTCGTTTGCGCGGGCACGGTGAAGCGGTCCAGGATGGTGAGCGGGGAGATTTGTATGTTCAGATAAGAGTCAAAGCTCACAAAAAGTTTACTCGTGAAGGTGACATCATTCTTTCAGAAGAACACGTTTCTATGGTTGATGCGGCGCTGGGTACGGAAATTGATGTTGAAACGGTGGACGGTGTAGTGCGCATGAAAGTTCCGGCTGGCACCCAAAGCGGTACTGATTTTAAGCTATCAGGGCATGGCGTGCCACACCTGAGAAATGACGCTCGTGGCCCGCACATCGTTGGTATCATCGTTGACACGCCGACCAAATTGAGCAAAAAACAACGTGAACTTTTGGAACAATTTAACACTTTTAAAAAGCGCGGCTTGTTTTCCTGA
- a CDS encoding DUF192 domain-containing protein: protein MELMQTARKGHHFISRCIMIMIIVMIAYGAYTLLCDVNKPRPVVVRAGQATLQAEIAETAEQRYKGLSDRSGLTENQAMLFKFEGDDKWEMVMRNMSFPLDIIWLDKDKKVVHIEHEVQPDAEPYEIYKPKVPARYVLEVAAGVAKKSSIVKGAKVEFTTEATQ, encoded by the coding sequence ATGGAGCTTATGCAGACAGCTCGTAAGGGGCATCATTTCATTTCTCGATGTATCATGATTATGATCATTGTGATGATCGCTTACGGTGCCTATACTCTGCTGTGCGATGTCAATAAACCTCGCCCAGTCGTGGTCAGGGCTGGCCAGGCGACATTGCAGGCTGAAATTGCGGAAACGGCTGAGCAGCGGTATAAGGGTCTGAGCGATCGGTCTGGTCTGACGGAAAACCAAGCAATGCTGTTTAAATTTGAGGGTGATGACAAGTGGGAAATGGTGATGCGCAATATGAGCTTCCCGCTCGATATCATCTGGCTAGATAAAGACAAAAAAGTAGTACACATTGAGCATGAGGTGCAGCCTGATGCTGAGCCGTATGAAATATATAAACCCAAAGTGCCGGCACGCTACGTTTTGGAAGTGGCTGCTGGTGTAGCTAAAAAATCGAGCATCGTCAAAGGCGCCAAAGTAGAATTTACGACCGAGGCGACGCAATGA
- a CDS encoding ComEC/Rec2 family competence protein, which translates to MMIRSLTKKLHISWLVAAWCLGLTVGIIAVHHLPRSVEFNMLALFGGLVLFVPALVWRWRVLMIVAVISGGLVGLWRGEMGRTGLEVYDSLIGKSAVIQGRVLEDPDIDKKGQTVLRLSDLRINGKKLAGQLWVVTADKRPIKRSDIVQAQGKLTAGFGAFSASMYRAKIGSVERPIPGDVAVGARDWFAEQVRKHIPESESALGLGFLLGLRRAMPMELSDNLKIAGLTHIVVASGYNLTILVRLARRLFAKRSKYLAMLSAATMILGFMAVTGLSPSMSRAGLVAGLSLAAWYYGRTIHPLVLLPVSAAITLLVNPQFGWGDLGWQLSFASFTGVIILAPLLHNYFFGDKDPGAFRQILVETLSAQLATLPLLMMSFGVVSNVALIANMLILPFVPLAMLLTFASGVLAVVPMIGVAIALPTTWLLGYMIQAANWLASLEWAQMEVNITWWQCGLMYAAMIGAMWWMKKQTKLDLGRVNIVE; encoded by the coding sequence ATGATGATACGTAGCCTAACCAAGAAATTGCATATTTCTTGGCTGGTGGCGGCGTGGTGCTTGGGGCTGACGGTTGGCATAATTGCGGTTCATCATCTGCCGCGCTCAGTCGAGTTTAACATGCTGGCGTTATTTGGCGGGCTGGTATTGTTTGTGCCGGCGCTGGTCTGGCGGTGGCGGGTATTGATGATTGTGGCAGTTATTTCTGGCGGTTTGGTCGGGCTGTGGCGCGGTGAAATGGGTCGAACCGGCTTGGAGGTTTATGACTCGCTCATTGGCAAAAGTGCAGTTATTCAAGGCCGTGTTTTGGAAGACCCCGACATTGATAAGAAAGGGCAAACGGTGTTGCGGTTGAGTGACTTGCGGATCAACGGCAAGAAATTAGCAGGACAACTATGGGTGGTGACGGCTGACAAGCGCCCCATTAAACGCAGCGACATCGTTCAGGCTCAAGGAAAATTGACGGCGGGTTTTGGTGCTTTTTCGGCGAGCATGTATCGGGCGAAAATTGGCAGCGTCGAGCGTCCAATTCCTGGCGACGTGGCGGTTGGGGCACGCGACTGGTTTGCTGAGCAGGTGCGCAAGCACATTCCAGAGTCTGAGTCAGCGCTGGGCTTGGGATTTTTGCTGGGACTGCGGCGAGCTATGCCGATGGAACTGAGCGATAATTTGAAGATTGCTGGTCTGACGCACATTGTGGTGGCGAGCGGTTACAATTTGACAATTTTAGTACGCCTGGCGCGGCGGTTATTTGCCAAGCGGTCAAAATATTTGGCAATGCTCAGTGCGGCAACGATGATCCTTGGTTTCATGGCGGTGACGGGTTTGAGTCCGAGCATGTCGCGGGCTGGGCTGGTGGCTGGACTAAGCCTGGCAGCGTGGTATTATGGGCGGACGATTCATCCGCTGGTGCTGCTGCCAGTTTCGGCGGCGATTACATTGTTGGTCAATCCGCAATTTGGCTGGGGCGATTTGGGCTGGCAACTGAGCTTTGCGTCGTTTACTGGCGTGATCATCCTGGCGCCGCTGCTGCACAACTATTTCTTTGGCGACAAAGACCCTGGCGCGTTTCGGCAAATTCTGGTTGAGACGCTGTCGGCGCAGCTTGCGACACTGCCGCTGTTGATGATGAGTTTTGGTGTGGTTAGTAATGTAGCGCTGATCGCTAATATGCTAATTTTGCCGTTTGTGCCGCTGGCGATGCTATTGACCTTTGCGTCGGGCGTGCTGGCCGTAGTGCCGATGATTGGTGTGGCAATCGCCCTACCGACGACTTGGTTGCTGGGCTATATGATTCAGGCGGCCAATTGGCTGGCGAGCTTGGAGTGGGCGCAGATGGAAGTGAATATCACTTGGTGGCAATGCGGTTTGATGTATGCGGCGATGATTGGTGCTATGTGGTGGATGAAGAAGCAGACGAAATTGGACCTTGGGAGGGTGAATATAGTCGAGTGA